In one window of Microplitis demolitor isolate Queensland-Clemson2020A chromosome 4, iyMicDemo2.1a, whole genome shotgun sequence DNA:
- the LOC103570309 gene encoding ribosome biogenesis protein BRX1 homolog encodes MKVKSKKTESKPTSNLNNEPEKVILPPKRRSDEVAVKKAKWINRQRVLVLAYRGISLRSRHLMEDLKKIMPHHRPEAKIERQKNLQAINEICEAKNCTKAILFEGRLKRDLYMWLANVPSGPSAKFLVENIHTMGELKLTGNCLRGSRPLLSFDENFSTDVQYVLLKELITQIFGVPNHHPKSQPFFDHVYTFSILDNRIWFRNYQILTEDGGLVEIGPRFVLNPVKIFSGSFCGQTVWENPHYISPGKYLRSFKEIAGKKYLNRIEQKVALEINKPEVTHVLNPLDDIFAKDVTKKANELDKVESKAARKLKTTKFSKKKKIKKN; translated from the exons atgaaggtgaaaagtaaaaaaactgAATCAAAACCCAcgtctaatttaaataatgaaccaGAAAAAGTAATTCTGCCGCCTAAAAGAAGGTCTGATGAAGTTGCTGTAAAAAAG GCAAAATGGATAAACAGGCAACGAGTTCTGGTTCTGGCTTACAGAGGAATAAGTCTCAGATCTCGTCACTTGAtggaagatttaaaaaaaattatgccgCATCATCGACCTGAGGCTAAAATTGAACGACAGAAAAATCTCCAAGCCATTAATGAAATTTGCGAAGCGAAAAATTGCACTAAAGCTATTTTATTTGAAGGCAGGCTTAAACGGGATCTCTATATGTGGCTGGCTAATGTTCCTTCTGGTCCTTCTGCTAAATTTCTCGTTGAAAACA ttcACACGATGGGAGAATTAAAATTGACGGGAAATTGTCTAAGAGGATCACGTCCATTATTGTCATTTGATGAAAACTTTTCAACCGACGTACAATACGTTCTTCTGAAAGAATTgataacacaaatttttggaGTTCCAAATCATCATCCAAAAAGCCAACCGTTTTTTGATCACGTCTACACTTTTAGTATTTTGGACAACAGAATATGGTTCAGAAATTATCAAATCCTAACTGAAGACGGCGGCTTAGTAGAAATAGGGCCTCGATTTGTTTTGAATCCCGTTAAAATATTCTCTGGTAGTTTCTGTGGGCAAACTGTTTGGGAAAATCCTCATTATATTTCTCCAGGAAAATATCTGAGGTCATTCAAAGAAATagcgggaaaaaaatatttgaatcgcATTGAACAGAAAGTTGcgcttgaaataaataaaccggAAGTTACTCATGTCCTTAATCCACTGGATGATATTTTTGCCAAGGATGTTACTAAGAAAGCTAATGAATTGGATAAAGTAGAGTCTAAAGCtgctagaaaattaaaaacaacgaaattttcaaagaaaaaaaaaattaagaaaaattaa
- the LOC128667683 gene encoding uncharacterized protein LOC128667683 has translation MKSNLFRIFSATGLGITATLLSPQEYTTIWIYFMFIIFEIYFLYSCGLGFYLTKKNEIFKSDSYFEDKKEERAAIDPRDDYSKFLLQLCIEEFILITTMLLSSSNESFNMIAVNGRNILLFFAIKCFFSFIVSMTVIPLMYNIPCLIKNCRTKKIDFL, from the exons atgaaGTCTAATTTATTTCGTATATTTTCTg CAACTGGATTAGGCATCACAGCCACGTTACTGTCGCCGCAAGAGTATACAACAATATGGATCTATTTCATgttcataatttttgaaatatattttttgtacagCTGTGGGTTGGGTTTTTAtcttactaaaaaaaatgaaattttcaaaagcgATTCCTACTTTGA AGATAAGAAAGAGGAAAGAGCTGCAATAGATCCACGTGATgattattctaaatttttgctACAACTGTGTATTGAagaattcattttaataactaCAATGTTATTAAGTTCATCGAATGAAAGTTTCAATATGATAGCAGTAAATGGAAGGAacatattattgttttttgcaataaaatgcttcttttcttttattgtttCGATGACTGTAATACCACTGATGTATAACATTCCgtgtttgattaaaaattgccgtacaaaaaaaatagattttttataa